The sequence below is a genomic window from Humulus lupulus chromosome 3, drHumLupu1.1, whole genome shotgun sequence.
ACGTCAATGTTCATACTTACGAGTAGTGAGTGTCAATTTTTCTCTTCCCCGCTTTTGTTCTAAATTTGTATGGTAGAgataataatgattgattaaatttGTGGTTTTGCTGGTCATTAGAAGGAGGGAGACCTTGTTTTGAAAAAGGCTACTGAATATGGGGCAGTAGAAATTTGGATGAACGAGCGGGTGCGAAGAGCTTGTGCAAGCAGTTGTGCTGATTTTGTATACGGCTTTTTTGAGGTGTTGCTTCTATAATGACCTACAATACTAAATTAGCTTTGATTATTCAACTAAGATAATAAATCATTTTCTGCTTGATCAATTTGTTTTTACCCTTGAGCATTTAATCCCATTATTATAATTGTTGTCCTGAAACTGCTACAGACCTCTTCAAAGAAAGGGTCTGAATATTGGCTTATATGGCGGTTTGAAGGAGAGTCTACTCTTGCAGACTTGATGCAGAGTAAAGAGTTCCCCTATAATGTTGGTGCTTCTCTCTTAAGCCTTTAAATTAGCTATTACTGCTGTGAATCAAATACATTTTTGAGTTTTCTCTGCCAATTTAATATTGTAAGGTTGTGGATAACTAAATATTGATCCATCAAAGTATTTAATTAACTATCTAAACACTGAgttttaactttttaaatttaaattttaggtAGAGACGATGATTCTTGGAGAAGTTCAGAATTTGCCTAAGGGATTGGAAAGGGAaaacaaaattattcaaacaattatGAGACAATTGTTATTTGCACTGGATGGTCTCCATTCAACTGGGATTGTGCATAGGGATATTAAGCCACAAAATATCATATTTTCTGAAGGTAGTGCAATATCCTTTATATTGGTCAATAAAAGTTAGTAAAGCTCAATTGTTTTCAGATTTGTTGAACTCATGTACCCATTTTACACTGAGCAGGTTCTCGTACATTCAAGATCATTGATCTTGGAGCTGCCGCAGATTTAAGAGTGGGCATCAACTATATTCCAAAAGAGTTTCTTTTGGATCCTAGGTATCTTCTTATTCACTACTTATTTCTAACTAACTTGTGAGACAAATTAAAACATATTTTTCCCTGTGCATTCTTCGTTTGTATATTGTGGTTAGGCATTGGTTTTATTgtattggtaaaaaaaaaatctttttaatCTAGATATGGTGCAGATGCCTGTAGGTTATGGTCCTTCTAGGTGTGTTAAGTCGAAGCAGTCCACGAACATGCTGGCTTTTTTACTTTTATCCTTGTTAGATAGATATATGTTTATGTCAATTTTATATTAAAAGAGTATGATTATTTCCTATATAACCAAGGAAAGTAGAAAGTTGACATATAATTTTCTCTGCAATTTCCTTTTTTTGCTTTGGATATAGAAAACATTCTTGCTATTATAAAGTGTTGTAGACTTATATATAGTTCTGATTTAGAAGAACAAATCATAAAAATCGATGCATGCATCATCTTGGGATCATTCAAATTAGGAGTGCTCAGGatccaaaccaatccaattacccCGAACCTatccaattacaattggattGGATTTGAAAAGCTGGATGTTAATTAGATTGGATTGGTTGGCGGATAGGAGTGTGAAAATTCAATTAGGAATCGATTCATTCCAATTATAATTAAAAtctcttttaaatatatatatatatatataatatattatatgtaaatatatttatttagatTGTTGTTGTTTTTGAATGCTATGTTAGTACTTTGTAGATATTGTTGCTGTGTTCAAGTTATGCTACTATGTAAGTACTTTAGTTATTGGTTTTAAGACATTAGTTTTAAATTCGAATGGTTTTGTTGTAAACTGAATATTTCAACGAGTTAATGTGGTGATTGTAAGTACTTAAAATGGTATTATTACTAAAATAGTGTTTAGTTTTTTGTATGATTTCTTTtgtatgcttttttttttatttgttaattattttaatattaaaatttaggTTCAAAGATAATTGAATTGGTTAGGGGTAAAAAAGTTGGATCGGATTGGATGAGTACTATTTCAAATGTATTTGCCTAGCTAACTGTAGTAAAGCTTTTTCCTATTCTAAGCACCACAATTCGGTTCTCATAAACTGATTAAATTTTCGAAAAGCTAACTAAGAAGATTGAGGGAACCCAAGAAAGGAGGTTTGCAGATACAATGCTATTATGCTAGTTATAATGGCAAGTTCTTCATAATGGATAGCTAAGATCAtaaacccaaggttcaaatcCATATTTGGAATTTGGAAGAAGGGTTACACCTTTTTTTTTAACCCTCAGCAAAAAAAAGTCGTCAGTCTGTAAAATTTGTGCAACTTTCTTGATGATGAAGTGCTTATAAAATATCAAAAAAAACAAAGGTGATAAGAACTTCATCAAGCTATCTGAAGTTCAAAATCCTTGAAATAGCCTAATGATTTACGCTCTTTCTTACTAAATATCAAATATTCAATTTTTACTCAAAAAATTCTTTTTCCTTATATTTATGTGTCttttcatcatatatatataatctttttCTTTCCAGGTATGCTGCACCAGAGCAGTACATCATGAGCACACAAACTCCATCTGCACCCTCAGCTCCAGTGGCAACAGCACTGTCCCCAGTCCTGTGGCAGGTGAAACTTTGAACCATCTCAGCTTTTTTTATCCTCTACGTACTTTTTAGTTCCTTTATCAAAAGAAAACCAAGTTGGTTCGTGGTATTGACAAAATTTTTGTTTTCAGATGAATTTGCCGGATAGATTTGATATCTACAGTGCTGGTCTCATATTCCTCCAAATGGTAAGTGTTAAATGTCGCTGAATAGCTGTTATTACTACAGTTACCTATTACTTTAATTTTATTAGTTGTCATATTCAAAAAAAAGTCATCGTACATCTTTTCTACTATCATTTGTTAACGTAGAAAATTCTGGGATTTTAAAATGATTAAATCAGAACCTAAACTGTTCAATATATGTTCACGTGCATGTCCATATGTAcagactgcatccatatgtactagtACTGCTACAACTCATTTGGCTGGATCTGCACGGAAATGACAAAcaaatcttcttcttcttgtagGCATTTCCAGGACTACGAACAGACAACGGCCTCATACAGTTCAATCGTCAGCTCAAAAGGTGTGACTACGACTTGGTTACATGGAGGAATACTGTGGAGCCTCGAGCCTCTGCTGACCTCAGGAAAGGCTTTGAGCTTTTGGACTTGGATGGGGGAATTGGGTGGGAACTTCTTACATCGATGGTTCGATACAAAGCACGACAAAGAACCAGCGCGAAAGCAGCTTTAGCTCATCCTTACTTTAATAGTGAAGGCCTTTTAGCTCTGTCTTTGATGCAAAACCTCAGGCTGCAACTCTTCCGAGCAACAGAACAGGACTATGAAGAAGCTGCCAATTGGATTATTCGGCTAATGGCAAAATCAGGAACTCAGCAGGATGGTGGCTTCACAGAAGCACAGCTCCAAGAACTCAAAGTACGAATACCTGTAACTGCATATAATAAACTCATGTTTCTTTGTTTAAAGAGTCATGTCATGTATGTATGAGTATGGACTTTGGTTCTCTAATCGTTTTAAGTACTTGTGTATTGGTTAGGAAATTGAGCCAAAAAAGAAGGCAAGTGCTCAAAGGAATGCTCTTGCTTCTGCTCTTCGGTTTCAGAGAAAGATCGTAAAGACGCTGAACGAGAGTGTTGATGAGCTTAACAGACGCAGGAAGAGCCTATGGTGGAGTAGATGGATCCCAAGAGAGGAATGAAGGAGGTGGtaaaagtacatatatatatatatttttttatttcttgtaaatTTTGTGTAGCAATCAAAACTGACCAACTTTGATCACAGATCTGATATGTACGATCCTTAAGATAAAAGAAAATTAGCTGGAATCTGATATAAACATTCCTGGAATCTTTTGAACACACGTGTAAATTCTTCCACGGGTTATAAATTAATATAGCACAGTATTTTAAGAATTGAAACCAAGAAAATCATTCTTTACTCTTTATCTTTATATTGATTTTAGAgctttaattaaataaaacttgTGTCACTTTCCTTGATACTGCTTTGCTCACCTATAAATAA
It includes:
- the LOC133822772 gene encoding serine/threonine-protein kinase STN7, chloroplastic isoform X1, producing the protein MAATVAAGAGGVGVGLTKLHPYKSKPNITSPFLGKKLTLNFNRISITDPKRFRVSSAVGGGELIDAVRELFLGVGVGLPCTVMECGDIIYRSTLPKPDGLTLTAPGAVLALGALSYLWATPGVAPGFFDMFVLAFIERVIRPTFRKDDFVLGKKLGEGAFGTVYRVSSTKNSSSKQITQTKRQCSYLRVKEGDLVLKKATEYGAVEIWMNERVRRACASSCADFVYGFFETSSKKGSEYWLIWRFEGESTLADLMQSKEFPYNVETMILGEVQNLPKGLERENKIIQTIMRQLLFALDGLHSTGIVHRDIKPQNIIFSEGSRTFKIIDLGAAADLRVGINYIPKEFLLDPRYAAPEQYIMSTQTPSAPSAPVATALSPVLWQMNLPDRFDIYSAGLIFLQMAFPGLRTDNGLIQFNRQLKRCDYDLVTWRNTVEPRASADLRKGFELLDLDGGIGWELLTSMVRYKARQRTSAKAALAHPYFNSEGLLALSLMQNLRLQLFRATEQDYEEAANWIIRLMAKSGTQQDGGFTEAQLQELKEIEPKKKASAQRNALASALRFQRKIVKTLNESVDELNRRRKSLWWSRWIPREE
- the LOC133822772 gene encoding serine/threonine-protein kinase STN7, chloroplastic isoform X2 gives rise to the protein MAATVAAGAGGVGVGLTKLHPYKSKPNITSPFLGKKLTLNFNRISITDPKRFRVSSAVGGGELIDAVRELFLGVGVGLPCTVMECGDIIYRSTLPKPDGLTLTAPGAVLALGALSYLWATPGVAPGFFDMFVLAFIERVIRPTFRKDDFVLGKKLGEGAFGTVYRVSSTKNSSSKKEGDLVLKKATEYGAVEIWMNERVRRACASSCADFVYGFFETSSKKGSEYWLIWRFEGESTLADLMQSKEFPYNVETMILGEVQNLPKGLERENKIIQTIMRQLLFALDGLHSTGIVHRDIKPQNIIFSEGSRTFKIIDLGAAADLRVGINYIPKEFLLDPRYAAPEQYIMSTQTPSAPSAPVATALSPVLWQMNLPDRFDIYSAGLIFLQMAFPGLRTDNGLIQFNRQLKRCDYDLVTWRNTVEPRASADLRKGFELLDLDGGIGWELLTSMVRYKARQRTSAKAALAHPYFNSEGLLALSLMQNLRLQLFRATEQDYEEAANWIIRLMAKSGTQQDGGFTEAQLQELKEIEPKKKASAQRNALASALRFQRKIVKTLNESVDELNRRRKSLWWSRWIPREE
- the LOC133822772 gene encoding serine/threonine-protein kinase STN7, chloroplastic isoform X3, with the translated sequence MAATVAAGAGGVGVGLTKLHPYKSKPNITSPFLGKKLTLNFNRISITDPKRFRVSSAVGGGELIDAVRELFLGVGVGLPCTVMECGDIIYRSTLPKPDGLTLTAPGAVLALGALSYLWATPGVAPGFFDMFVLAFIERVIRPTFRKDDFVLGKKLGEGAFGTVYRVSSTKNSSSKEGDLVLKKATEYGAVEIWMNERVRRACASSCADFVYGFFETSSKKGSEYWLIWRFEGESTLADLMQSKEFPYNVETMILGEVQNLPKGLERENKIIQTIMRQLLFALDGLHSTGIVHRDIKPQNIIFSEGSRTFKIIDLGAAADLRVGINYIPKEFLLDPRYAAPEQYIMSTQTPSAPSAPVATALSPVLWQMNLPDRFDIYSAGLIFLQMAFPGLRTDNGLIQFNRQLKRCDYDLVTWRNTVEPRASADLRKGFELLDLDGGIGWELLTSMVRYKARQRTSAKAALAHPYFNSEGLLALSLMQNLRLQLFRATEQDYEEAANWIIRLMAKSGTQQDGGFTEAQLQELKEIEPKKKASAQRNALASALRFQRKIVKTLNESVDELNRRRKSLWWSRWIPREE